The following are from one region of the Arcobacter defluvii genome:
- a CDS encoding aminoacetone oxidase family FAD-binding enzyme — protein MLASNLNKKKYKNICLIDTSLKLAPKVKVSGGAKCNITNELVTYKNYLGDEEFVKELLKKFSKDDLLAFLNKNQVFPKINPKIVKGTYFCNSSQDVIDMFTKLTTHVKKYLGTTVLDVDFDEVYKIKTDSKIIEAKKLVVASGGLSYPVLGASSIGFDIAKKFGHSIIKLEPALVGFTVQKEQFWFKNLAGISTNVITSVEGKYFEGSLLFAHKGCSGPVILTTSLYWKKGKIVIDFLPKKRLESFLVGNKNISSALPLPKRFIQEFLNSIELEDKATSKLTSLELEKLKLLKNYEFSPAGNFGYSKAEVTKGGINTDEINHNTFESLKQKNLYFIGECLNITGELGGFNFQIAFSEAIVCVKQLNSI, from the coding sequence ATGCTTGCTTCAAATTTAAATAAAAAAAAATATAAAAATATCTGTTTAATTGATACAAGTCTAAAACTTGCTCCTAAAGTAAAAGTAAGTGGTGGAGCAAAATGTAATATCACAAATGAGCTAGTAACATATAAAAACTATTTAGGTGATGAAGAGTTTGTAAAAGAGTTACTAAAAAAATTCTCAAAAGATGATTTATTAGCTTTTTTAAATAAAAATCAAGTCTTTCCCAAAATTAATCCAAAAATTGTAAAAGGAACATATTTTTGTAATTCTAGTCAAGATGTTATTGATATGTTTACAAAACTCACTACCCATGTAAAAAAATATTTAGGAACAACAGTTTTAGATGTAGATTTTGATGAAGTTTATAAAATAAAAACAGATTCAAAAATAATAGAAGCAAAAAAACTTGTAGTTGCAAGTGGAGGTTTGTCTTATCCAGTTTTAGGAGCTAGTTCTATTGGTTTTGATATTGCAAAAAAATTTGGACACTCTATTATAAAACTTGAACCTGCACTTGTGGGATTTACTGTACAAAAAGAGCAGTTTTGGTTTAAAAATCTAGCAGGTATTTCTACAAATGTTATAACTTCTGTTGAAGGAAAATATTTTGAAGGTTCACTTTTATTTGCACATAAAGGTTGTTCAGGTCCTGTTATTTTGACTACTTCTTTGTATTGGAAAAAAGGAAAAATAGTTATAGATTTTTTACCTAAAAAAAGATTAGAGAGTTTTTTAGTTGGAAATAAAAATATCTCTTCAGCTTTACCTCTTCCAAAAAGATTTATCCAAGAATTTTTAAACTCTATTGAACTTGAAGATAAAGCAACTTCAAAATTAACAAGTTTAGAATTAGAAAAATTAAAGTTATTAAAAAATTATGAATTTTCACCTGCTGGTAATTTTGGTTATTCAAAGGCTGAGGTTACAAAAGGTGGAATAAATACAGATGAAATAAATCATAACACTTTTGAAAGCTTAAAACAAAAAAATCTTTATTTTATTGGTGAATGTTTAAATATAACTGGTGAATTAGGTGGCTTTAATTTTCAAATAGCTTTTAGTGAAGCGATTGTTTGTGTAAAACAACTAAATAGTATTTAA
- a CDS encoding methyl-accepting chemotaxis protein — protein sequence MFFGNKNLEDKIIRLEKEVEELKNQLEKKDSEIAKISDIEQSNSERIKDLTNNNEKSIQLFKEIASFSQEEGLVVFDEKNELFFANKLASSNIKDYSIVLEAVLNGSNRLIMEDCEANIEVKNYENYKIVSLRKTSIHDNKDGGLLSRHNKNMTKSLDTTQQTYLSLLDELQEMSKESKETANGSTEGLNLINEIVVDTNNLHKEIEVENDVVTSLVTKSKDIAQVINIIQEIAFQTNILSLNAAVEAATAGEAGKGFAVVAAEVRNLATRSADAAKQIKDVVTSIQNETEKIKSSSETVSDVVNVTKSRIDILSKLMNTFQKNSNRSVYEVESISNKIFINLAKLDHVIYKNNLYQLIFGGEHNFKPVDHHSCRLGKWYDTGLGKEQFSYVPSYKGLEKHHHIVHHEANLLAKECSGHSVSCSKQLIEDKIELVEQGSEQVFIYLDKILEEKNDLVMKEAAKKLFEGK from the coding sequence ATGTTTTTTGGTAATAAGAATTTGGAAGATAAAATTATTCGTTTAGAAAAAGAGGTTGAAGAATTAAAAAATCAACTAGAAAAAAAAGATTCAGAAATTGCAAAAATTTCAGATATTGAACAAAGTAATTCTGAAAGAATAAAAGATTTAACAAACAATAATGAAAAATCTATTCAATTATTCAAAGAAATAGCTTCTTTTTCACAAGAAGAAGGTTTAGTTGTTTTTGATGAAAAAAATGAACTATTTTTTGCAAACAAATTAGCAAGTTCAAATATCAAAGATTATTCAATTGTTTTAGAAGCAGTTCTAAATGGAAGTAATCGTTTGATTATGGAAGATTGTGAAGCAAATATTGAAGTAAAAAATTATGAGAATTATAAAATAGTTTCATTACGAAAAACTTCTATTCATGATAATAAAGATGGTGGTTTATTATCAAGACACAATAAAAATATGACAAAATCATTAGATACAACTCAACAAACTTATTTAAGTTTATTGGATGAATTACAAGAAATGTCAAAAGAATCTAAAGAAACAGCAAATGGTTCAACTGAAGGTTTAAATTTAATTAACGAAATAGTTGTTGATACAAATAATTTACATAAAGAAATAGAAGTTGAAAATGATGTTGTTACATCATTAGTTACAAAAAGTAAAGATATTGCGCAAGTTATTAATATAATTCAAGAAATTGCATTTCAAACAAATATTCTATCTTTAAATGCAGCAGTTGAAGCAGCAACAGCAGGAGAAGCAGGAAAAGGATTTGCTGTAGTTGCTGCTGAAGTACGAAATCTTGCAACAAGAAGTGCCGATGCTGCAAAACAAATAAAAGATGTAGTTACTTCAATTCAAAATGAAACTGAAAAGATAAAAAGTAGTTCTGAAACTGTATCTGATGTTGTAAATGTTACTAAATCAAGAATTGATATTTTAAGTAAACTAATGAATACTTTCCAAAAAAATTCAAATAGATCAGTTTATGAAGTAGAAAGTATTTCAAATAAAATATTTATAAACCTTGCAAAATTAGACCACGTTATTTATAAAAATAATTTATACCAATTGATTTTTGGTGGAGAACATAACTTTAAACCAGTTGACCATCATAGTTGTAGATTAGGAAAATGGTATGATACAGGTTTAGGAAAAGAACAATTTAGTTATGTTCCATCATATAAAGGATTAGAAAAACATCATCATATTGTTCATCATGAAGCAAATCTTTTAGCAAAAGAGTGTTCAGGACATAGTGTTTCTTGTTCAAAACAATTAATTGAAGATAAAATAGAATTGGTAGAACAAGGAAGTGAACAAGTATTTATCTATTTAGATAAGATTTTAGAAGAAAAAAATGACTTGGTTATGAAAGAAGCCGCAAAAAAATTATTTGAAGGAAAATAA
- a CDS encoding response regulator: MSKRYSIAIIDDETEILNVLSRFLARNPNFSVSTYSNPVSALGSIETNNFDVILLDIMMPQMNGLEVLEKIKAKDDSQKVIMMTAYSTLDKVLKSHKEGATNYVMKPFDSLQLLEKKIIEVLES, translated from the coding sequence ATGAGTAAAAGATATTCAATAGCAATTATTGATGATGAAACAGAAATTTTAAATGTGCTAAGTAGATTTCTGGCAAGAAATCCAAATTTTTCTGTATCAACATATTCAAATCCTGTTTCAGCTTTGGGCTCTATTGAAACAAATAATTTTGATGTAATCCTTTTGGATATTATGATGCCTCAAATGAATGGATTGGAAGTATTAGAAAAAATCAAAGCAAAAGATGATTCTCAAAAAGTTATCATGATGACGGCATATTCAACATTAGATAAAGTTCTAAAATCTCATAAAGAAGGTGCTACAAACTATGTAATGAAACCTTTTGATTCTTTACAACTTTTAGAAAAAAAGATAATAGAAGTTTTAGAGTCATAA
- a CDS encoding PAS domain-containing sensor histidine kinase — MENYKKFVSKEYSIYFNNYKNNSELIYFNEFIKEKKLIEILKNKNNLDLTLLSNEIYKNFENSFIFYKTLGLEEASFYSTNNDLILSMKENSKDNFTSKTVENVIKNKKELSNYKLQNNKIFLQFSKPIFDEKLEFIGVINLEFNFDLLIKELEKETNLNYREVISDNFHLNEDFFFNISKNKKEKLFLDLNNKKEILFFLKENQTKIPIIFIPLYSSDFYKNNIYLLAYDKDKNNELAQIDEYVNNLLLILILVLLFIFFLLFRANYLKMQRNISNKKYQELFNQIDNYIIKVETDLDGNIIFATKPFYKLSGYSKEEVIGKNINILKHSDVSKIFFENLWKDLKISKIWEGEIKNQDKFGNSYWVKAVIFPRYDNNNEIEGYSSIRVNITDTKQLEKINRLLKEDLSNKLNDIKIKDKSLVDTTKVQLMSKILDSLAHQWKIPISKISFEIQKLNKIKNINLDKNSLFNIEKNVETELKNLSDMLNEIKYLFSTRNREKTNLLSVVSESIFSLKEELKNQNIKVKFDIKPEINMNISFNELKNIIMNIIKNTIEYSKLNSEDNVTIYITAIFENTDKQNDVIIKIEDNIKGINKKNIINEILNSEEKYFDTPLYLSKLFIEKNKGLFWCNNNEYYTIYYIKLDKEEN, encoded by the coding sequence TTGGAAAATTATAAAAAGTTTGTAAGTAAAGAATATTCAATATATTTTAATAATTATAAAAATAATTCTGAATTAATTTATTTCAATGAATTTATCAAAGAGAAAAAACTTATTGAAATTTTAAAGAATAAAAATAATTTGGATTTAACCCTTTTATCAAATGAAATTTATAAGAATTTTGAAAATAGTTTCATATTTTATAAAACTTTAGGTTTAGAAGAAGCTAGTTTTTACTCTACTAATAATGATTTAATTTTAAGTATGAAAGAAAATTCAAAAGATAATTTTACTTCAAAAACTGTGGAAAATGTAATAAAAAATAAAAAAGAATTATCAAATTATAAATTACAAAATAACAAAATTTTTTTACAATTTTCTAAACCAATTTTTGATGAAAAATTAGAATTTATTGGAGTAATAAATTTAGAGTTTAATTTTGATTTATTGATTAAAGAATTGGAAAAAGAGACAAATCTAAACTATAGAGAAGTAATCTCTGATAATTTTCATTTAAACGAAGATTTTTTCTTTAATATTTCAAAAAATAAAAAAGAAAAATTGTTTTTAGATTTAAATAATAAAAAAGAAATTCTATTTTTTTTAAAAGAGAATCAAACTAAAATACCAATTATTTTTATACCATTATACAGTTCAGATTTTTATAAAAATAATATCTATTTATTAGCATATGACAAAGATAAAAATAATGAATTAGCACAAATAGATGAATATGTTAATAACTTATTGTTAATCCTAATTTTGGTACTTCTATTCATATTTTTTCTTCTTTTTAGAGCAAATTATTTAAAAATGCAAAGAAATATTTCAAACAAAAAATATCAAGAATTATTTAATCAAATAGATAATTATATTATCAAAGTTGAAACTGATTTAGATGGAAATATAATTTTTGCAACAAAACCTTTCTACAAATTATCAGGTTATTCAAAAGAAGAAGTTATAGGAAAAAATATAAATATTTTAAAACACTCAGATGTCTCAAAAATATTTTTTGAAAATTTATGGAAAGATTTAAAAATAAGTAAAATTTGGGAAGGTGAAATAAAAAACCAAGATAAGTTTGGAAATTCTTATTGGGTAAAAGCAGTAATTTTTCCAAGATATGATAACAATAATGAAATTGAAGGTTATAGTTCAATTAGAGTTAATATTACAGATACAAAACAACTTGAAAAAATAAATAGATTGTTAAAAGAAGATTTATCAAATAAATTAAATGATATAAAAATTAAAGATAAATCTTTAGTTGATACAACAAAAGTTCAATTAATGTCAAAAATTTTAGATTCTCTTGCTCATCAATGGAAAATCCCAATTTCTAAAATATCTTTTGAGATTCAAAAATTAAATAAAATAAAAAATATTAATTTAGATAAAAATTCATTATTTAATATTGAAAAAAATGTTGAAACTGAATTAAAAAATTTATCAGATATGTTAAATGAAATCAAATATCTTTTTAGTACAAGAAATAGAGAAAAAACAAATCTTTTATCAGTTGTAAGTGAATCAATTTTTAGTTTGAAAGAAGAATTGAAAAATCAAAATATTAAAGTTAAATTTGATATTAAACCAGAAATAAATATGAATATTTCTTTTAATGAATTAAAAAATATCATAATGAATATAATAAAAAATACAATTGAATATTCAAAGTTAAACAGTGAAGATAATGTAACAATATATATAACAGCAATTTTTGAAAATACAGATAAACAAAACGATGTTATAATAAAAATTGAAGATAATATAAAAGGGATAAATAAAAAAAATATTATAAATGAAATTTTAAATTCTGAAGAAAAATATTTTGATACACCTTTATATTTATCAAAACTTTTTATAGAAAAAAACAAAGGTTTATTTTGGTGTAATAACAATGAATATTACACAATTTATTACATAAAATTAGATAAAGAAGAAAATTAA